The following are encoded in a window of Thermococcus sp. CX2 genomic DNA:
- the fdhF gene encoding formate dehydrogenase subunit alpha, which translates to MSERLVPVVCPYCGVGCRLYVRSVDGYPVGIEYANDIPNISNEFGKLCPKGNAVVEYLLAKDRLKKPLKATEQGKFVEISWSEAIKEIAERLKAYAKDDPNQLMFFGSARTFNEPNYLIQKLARMLGTNNVDHCARLCHAPTVSGLKAVFGAGAMTNTYKDIEEANVIFIIGHNYAETHPVGFRYVLKAKERGAKVIVADPRFTRTAWFADIYLQHYPGSDIALINGLIHVIIKEKLYDERFVRERCVGFDEVVSAVEKFTPEFVEKVTGVPAELIVEAARTFATAGKGVITWAMGLTQHTHGHDNVRLLGTLSAICGYQGKEGAGCAPMRGQNNVQGACDMAALPNVFPGYQAVTDPEKRKFFEEFWGVELSGEVGLTTIEAAYAADKGKVKAYYVMGENPVISEANANHVMHTLEKLEFLVVQDIVPTPTIEFADIVLPAAAMLENDGSITNTERRVQWSFQAAKPPGEARPDWWIISEIGKAIGFDKTGSRGFVYGDAADVLREINACTPQYRGITPERLKENLAGIHWPCPSEDHPGTRVLYKEKFLTPDGKAHLAAIPEYRGPVEMPDEEYPFLLTTHRYVGMYHTVTMTMRSDALKKRWPEPLAEIHPEDAEKLGIKSGDWIKIETRRGTYPSKAKVTRTVKKGVIAVPWHWGANVLTNDALDPVAKIPETKACACRIVKITEEDAKRLIEKLPSVIPKLDVVRG; encoded by the coding sequence ATGAGTGAAAGGCTCGTCCCCGTGGTCTGCCCCTACTGTGGTGTAGGGTGCAGGCTCTACGTCAGGAGTGTTGATGGCTACCCAGTGGGCATAGAATACGCCAACGACATCCCCAACATCTCAAACGAATTCGGCAAGCTCTGTCCCAAAGGCAACGCCGTCGTTGAGTACCTCCTCGCAAAGGACAGGCTCAAGAAGCCCCTCAAGGCCACGGAGCAGGGCAAGTTTGTTGAGATAAGCTGGAGCGAAGCGATTAAGGAGATCGCCGAGAGACTCAAGGCCTACGCCAAGGATGACCCGAACCAGCTCATGTTCTTCGGTTCTGCGAGAACCTTCAACGAGCCCAACTACCTCATTCAGAAGCTGGCCAGAATGCTCGGCACTAACAACGTTGACCACTGCGCAAGGCTCTGTCATGCACCGACCGTTTCTGGCCTCAAGGCCGTTTTTGGTGCCGGTGCAATGACCAACACCTACAAGGACATCGAAGAGGCAAACGTCATCTTCATCATCGGCCACAACTACGCCGAGACCCACCCGGTTGGCTTCCGCTACGTCCTCAAGGCCAAGGAGAGGGGTGCTAAGGTCATAGTCGCCGACCCGAGATTCACCAGAACGGCCTGGTTCGCTGACATATACCTGCAGCACTATCCGGGAAGCGATATCGCGCTGATAAACGGCCTCATCCACGTCATCATCAAGGAGAAGCTCTACGACGAGAGGTTCGTCCGCGAGAGGTGCGTCGGCTTCGACGAGGTCGTCTCAGCCGTTGAGAAGTTCACCCCCGAGTTCGTTGAGAAGGTAACCGGCGTCCCAGCGGAGCTCATAGTTGAGGCTGCAAGAACCTTCGCAACCGCCGGAAAGGGCGTCATAACCTGGGCCATGGGTCTGACCCAGCACACCCACGGCCACGACAACGTCAGGCTCTTAGGAACGCTTTCGGCCATCTGCGGCTACCAGGGTAAGGAAGGCGCTGGCTGTGCCCCAATGCGCGGTCAGAACAACGTTCAGGGAGCCTGTGACATGGCGGCCCTGCCGAACGTCTTCCCAGGCTACCAGGCCGTCACAGACCCTGAGAAGAGGAAGTTCTTCGAGGAGTTCTGGGGCGTTGAGCTGAGCGGCGAAGTTGGGCTGACAACGATAGAGGCTGCCTACGCGGCCGACAAGGGTAAGGTCAAGGCCTACTATGTCATGGGTGAGAACCCGGTCATAAGCGAGGCCAACGCCAACCACGTGATGCACACCCTCGAAAAGCTCGAGTTCCTGGTCGTTCAGGACATCGTTCCAACCCCAACCATTGAGTTCGCCGACATAGTTCTCCCAGCTGCCGCCATGCTCGAGAACGACGGTTCTATAACCAACACCGAGAGGCGCGTGCAGTGGAGCTTCCAGGCGGCAAAGCCACCTGGAGAAGCAAGGCCAGACTGGTGGATTATAAGCGAGATCGGTAAGGCCATCGGTTTTGACAAGACCGGATCAAGAGGATTCGTCTATGGCGATGCAGCCGACGTTCTCAGGGAGATCAACGCCTGTACTCCACAGTACCGCGGTATAACCCCCGAGAGGCTCAAGGAGAACCTCGCAGGAATCCACTGGCCGTGCCCAAGCGAGGACCACCCAGGAACAAGGGTTCTCTACAAGGAGAAGTTCCTTACCCCAGACGGAAAGGCCCACCTCGCGGCCATTCCGGAGTACAGGGGACCCGTCGAAATGCCGGACGAAGAGTACCCGTTCCTCCTCACGACCCACAGGTACGTCGGAATGTACCACACCGTAACTATGACCATGAGGAGCGACGCGCTCAAGAAGCGCTGGCCAGAGCCTCTGGCTGAGATTCACCCCGAAGACGCCGAAAAGCTCGGAATAAAGAGCGGAGACTGGATCAAGATAGAGACTAGGAGAGGAACCTACCCGAGCAAGGCCAAGGTAACGAGGACCGTCAAGAAGGGTGTCATCGCCGTCCCGTGGCACTGGGGAGCCAACGTCCTCACCAACGACGCCCTCGACCCCGTGGCAAAGATACCGGAGACCAAGGCCTGTGCATGCAGGATCGTCAAGATCACAGAAGAAGACGCCAAGAGGCTCATAGAGAAGCTTCCATCCGTTATACCGAAGCTTGATGTCGTTAGGGGGTGA
- a CDS encoding Coenzyme F420 hydrogenase/dehydrogenase, beta subunit C-terminal domain → MMSVTDNLLGNVFGIYLARATDEEILKRKVASGGAVTALLAYALEKGIIDGVVTAKRTEGLEGQAVVARTREELLETAGNKWSIVPFASRMKAKIEEEDLKNVAVVCLPCQAQFFGQMRDFPLLESDFGERIKYIVSLFCIGTFAFEAFLNYLRMKHGIMAQDIKDIALKGDFLEIYHGDSVLSLPIKEVYSYLQAGCLVCTDYTGTWGDISAGFVESEKGWTVLITRNLKAEELVKSAEKDGYIELRDGSHVIGDVLKAAREKLARAQKNMMYLL, encoded by the coding sequence ATGATGAGCGTTACAGACAACCTTTTGGGAAACGTCTTTGGGATTTACCTCGCGCGGGCAACCGATGAGGAAATCCTCAAAAGAAAGGTTGCCAGCGGCGGCGCGGTTACAGCTCTTCTAGCCTACGCCCTGGAGAAGGGCATCATAGATGGCGTTGTAACGGCCAAAAGGACAGAGGGGCTGGAGGGTCAGGCGGTAGTTGCGAGGACGAGGGAGGAGCTCCTCGAAACTGCCGGAAACAAGTGGAGCATAGTGCCCTTTGCCTCCAGGATGAAGGCCAAGATAGAGGAGGAAGACCTAAAGAACGTTGCCGTGGTTTGCCTCCCCTGCCAGGCCCAGTTCTTTGGCCAGATGAGGGACTTCCCACTCCTGGAAAGCGACTTCGGGGAGAGGATAAAGTACATCGTCAGCCTCTTCTGCATAGGAACATTTGCATTCGAGGCCTTCCTCAACTACCTCAGGATGAAACATGGCATAATGGCCCAGGACATCAAGGACATAGCCCTTAAGGGAGACTTCCTCGAGATATACCACGGCGATTCGGTGCTCTCACTGCCGATAAAAGAGGTCTACTCGTACCTCCAAGCCGGCTGTCTGGTCTGTACGGACTACACTGGAACCTGGGGCGACATCTCGGCCGGCTTCGTGGAGAGCGAGAAGGGATGGACAGTCCTGATAACGCGCAACCTTAAGGCAGAAGAGCTCGTTAAGAGCGCCGAGAAGGACGGATACATAGAGCTACGCGACGGCTCTCACGTGATAGGAGACGTTCTCAAAGCGGCCAGGGAAAAGCTCGCGAGGGCACAGAAGAACATGATGTATCTGCTATGA
- a CDS encoding 4Fe-4S dicluster domain-containing protein yields MVRKTVFIDFSKCIECRACEVACEREHNGMSFISVFEWQEMAAMALNCRHCEKAPCVEVCPTNALYRDEDGAVLLAPQKCIGCLMCGIVCPFGIPELDLINKVMGKCDLCAHRRAEGKLPACVETCPTDALLYGEFNEIIRKRREKFTEKTIELAKTGENIQLTGV; encoded by the coding sequence ATGGTCAGAAAGACCGTGTTTATCGACTTTTCCAAGTGTATCGAATGTAGGGCCTGTGAGGTAGCCTGTGAGCGCGAGCACAACGGAATGTCATTCATCAGCGTCTTTGAGTGGCAGGAAATGGCAGCCATGGCCCTCAACTGCCGCCACTGTGAGAAGGCCCCCTGTGTTGAGGTCTGTCCAACCAACGCCCTCTACCGCGACGAGGATGGGGCAGTCCTGCTCGCTCCGCAGAAGTGTATCGGCTGTCTCATGTGCGGCATAGTCTGTCCCTTCGGAATACCAGAGCTCGACCTCATCAACAAGGTAATGGGCAAGTGCGACCTCTGTGCCCACAGGAGGGCCGAAGGAAAGCTCCCAGCCTGTGTGGAGACCTGCCCGACGGATGCACTCCTCTACGGCGAATTCAACGAGATAATCCGGAAGAGAAGGGAGAAGTTCACGGAGAAGACCATAGAGCTTGCCAAGACCGGGGAGAACATCCAGCTGACAGGAGTGTGA
- a CDS encoding TRAM domain-containing protein has product MYGDAFGGGYEAPVKVGERYRVRIESLGKGGDGIAKIKGFVIFVPNTQVGDEVEIVINSVKRKFAFGEVI; this is encoded by the coding sequence ATGTATGGAGATGCATTTGGCGGTGGCTACGAAGCCCCTGTTAAGGTTGGAGAAAGGTATAGAGTTAGGATCGAGAGCCTTGGAAAGGGTGGCGATGGTATCGCCAAGATAAAGGGCTTCGTTATCTTCGTCCCGAACACTCAGGTCGGCGACGAGGTTGAGATTGTCATTAACTCAGTCAAGAGGAAGTTCGCTTTTGGAGAAGTTATTTGA
- the fdhD gene encoding formate dehydrogenase accessory sulfurtransferase FdhD, whose product MVELIKRVKILRWQDGPVPAEDYVCVEETFEIFAVHEKDEEFLAELPASPNQLKELGAGFVVCGGYERPEDIVDVWVEGREIYVKVKDTPITTGELVVKHTPCGDPYRMREGKILDRKGEEVKITPDLVLKISSTTTTLAETWRKTGGTHWAALFDLNANVVAFSEDIGRHNAVDKVVGYAVLNGLDLERLILASSGRMPYGMVRKVVNAGIPIVITKSPPTDKGVELAREHGVTLIGFARGRRFNVYSGEHRLLF is encoded by the coding sequence GTGGTTGAGTTGATAAAGAGGGTAAAAATTCTCAGGTGGCAAGATGGACCAGTTCCTGCCGAAGACTACGTCTGCGTTGAGGAGACCTTCGAAATCTTCGCAGTACACGAAAAGGACGAAGAGTTTCTTGCCGAACTTCCAGCTTCACCCAACCAGCTGAAGGAACTTGGAGCCGGGTTCGTCGTGTGCGGAGGCTATGAAAGACCGGAGGACATAGTTGACGTATGGGTTGAGGGCAGGGAGATTTACGTGAAGGTGAAGGATACCCCCATCACCACGGGCGAGCTGGTTGTGAAACACACACCCTGCGGCGACCCCTACAGAATGAGGGAGGGCAAAATTCTCGACAGGAAGGGCGAGGAGGTCAAAATAACCCCCGACCTAGTATTGAAGATATCCTCCACGACGACAACGCTGGCTGAAACGTGGAGAAAGACGGGGGGCACACACTGGGCGGCCCTCTTCGATTTGAACGCCAACGTCGTTGCCTTCAGCGAGGATATAGGCAGGCACAACGCCGTCGATAAGGTCGTAGGATACGCCGTCCTCAACGGACTCGACCTTGAAAGGCTTATCCTGGCATCGAGCGGCCGGATGCCCTACGGCATGGTAAGGAAGGTAGTCAACGCGGGCATTCCAATAGTGATAACGAAATCACCGCCGACGGACAAGGGCGTGGAGCTCGCCAGGGAGCACGGGGTAACCCTCATAGGCTTCGCGAGGGGAAGGCGCTTCAACGTGTACTCGGGAGAGCATAGGTTGCTGTTCTGA
- a CDS encoding nickel-dependent hydrogenase large subunit, translating into MGEITLNKVCRIAGEAKLVLYEEDGTVQDALFIATAPVRGFEKLVVGKNPLFAVEAVMRICGLCHASHGIATSEAIENAIGITPPRNGILMREALGLVNRIQSHILEFLMVAGDLLIESKREEVLFQLMDFHAKISDYLLKLGGAATHPPNLTVGGMFSVPKWSVFNNLKARLPGLMEQWEGIAHLLTDEDIQTEIADELREKRAESECLASSLFYGDRFNINAEKIEAMPYYEYRKENPYSKESTTLIAFYGKEKVEAGPRARMKVYREFNDSSLYGLHTARVQDTTLALRRLGEILDCIKMDEPFRTKNIVFGPGKGVGVYEAPRGTLIHFIELGDEGRVISSKIIVPTMFNIPVMEDVAKGLSVKAAEAAMRLYDPCIPCTTHVVRLGG; encoded by the coding sequence TTGGGCGAGATTACCCTCAACAAGGTCTGCCGCATCGCCGGCGAGGCGAAGCTCGTGCTGTATGAAGAAGACGGAACAGTTCAAGATGCACTCTTCATCGCCACTGCTCCAGTTAGGGGTTTTGAGAAGCTCGTTGTGGGCAAGAATCCACTTTTCGCCGTCGAGGCTGTCATGAGGATTTGCGGTCTTTGTCATGCATCCCACGGTATAGCGACGAGCGAGGCCATAGAAAATGCCATCGGAATAACCCCGCCAAGAAACGGAATCCTAATGAGAGAAGCCCTCGGCCTTGTGAACAGGATTCAGAGCCACATACTTGAGTTCCTCATGGTGGCCGGAGACCTGCTAATCGAGAGTAAACGGGAGGAAGTTCTGTTCCAGCTCATGGACTTCCACGCCAAGATCAGCGACTACCTTCTCAAGCTTGGTGGAGCTGCGACTCATCCCCCGAATCTAACGGTGGGAGGAATGTTCTCCGTCCCCAAGTGGAGCGTTTTCAACAACCTCAAGGCACGTCTTCCAGGACTGATGGAGCAGTGGGAGGGAATAGCCCACCTGCTGACCGATGAGGACATCCAGACGGAAATCGCCGATGAACTCAGGGAAAAGCGCGCCGAGAGTGAATGCCTCGCCAGCAGCCTGTTCTACGGGGACAGGTTCAACATAAACGCTGAGAAAATCGAAGCCATGCCCTATTATGAATACAGAAAGGAGAACCCGTACTCAAAGGAATCCACCACACTCATAGCCTTCTACGGCAAGGAAAAGGTGGAAGCCGGCCCAAGGGCGAGGATGAAGGTGTACAGGGAGTTCAATGACTCATCCCTCTACGGCCTTCACACCGCGAGGGTTCAAGATACAACACTGGCCCTTAGGAGGCTCGGAGAAATCCTCGACTGCATAAAAATGGACGAGCCGTTCAGAACGAAGAACATAGTCTTCGGGCCGGGCAAGGGTGTTGGAGTCTACGAGGCGCCAAGGGGAACGCTCATCCACTTCATCGAGCTTGGAGACGAAGGCAGGGTGATATCCTCCAAGATAATCGTCCCCACCATGTTCAACATACCTGTCATGGAAGATGTGGCCAAGGGACTGAGCGTTAAAGCGGCCGAGGCCGCTATGCGCCTCTATGATCCGTGTATTCCATGTACGACCCACGTTGTGAGGTTGGGGGGATGA
- a CDS encoding 4Fe-4S binding protein, whose translation MSMGKLKVLHVDIGGCEGCNVSIIRAYPKLMDLIELDISYLRKEEYKLDEYDVAIITGGACMNEPRILEELKEIREKAHTVVAFGSCATFSGILRFCRGGQEPRADHRNFQPINSVIKVDYSIPGCPPTPQMLQSFFKFYINGDEKRLRLFKVSADIKKLSGFDLIDDIVLTGLCIGCGACELSCPTNAIKLIDKRPNLVQEKCIRCGTCYIRCPRASQILCMGGAK comes from the coding sequence ATGAGTATGGGGAAACTCAAGGTTCTTCACGTTGATATAGGCGGCTGTGAAGGCTGCAACGTCAGCATCATCCGCGCGTACCCAAAGCTCATGGACTTGATAGAGCTCGACATATCCTACCTGCGGAAGGAAGAGTATAAGCTCGACGAGTACGACGTGGCGATAATAACAGGCGGAGCCTGCATGAATGAGCCAAGGATTCTTGAGGAACTGAAGGAGATAAGGGAGAAGGCCCACACGGTGGTGGCCTTCGGTTCGTGTGCAACCTTTAGTGGAATATTACGCTTCTGTCGCGGCGGGCAGGAGCCAAGGGCTGACCACAGGAACTTCCAGCCCATAAACAGCGTGATTAAAGTTGATTACTCCATCCCGGGCTGCCCGCCGACGCCGCAGATGCTCCAGTCCTTCTTCAAGTTCTACATCAACGGCGACGAGAAGCGTCTGAGACTGTTCAAGGTAAGCGCCGACATAAAGAAGCTGAGCGGCTTCGACCTGATAGACGACATAGTACTTACGGGCCTCTGCATAGGTTGCGGTGCCTGTGAACTATCGTGCCCGACCAACGCCATCAAGCTGATAGACAAGAGGCCGAACCTCGTTCAGGAGAAGTGCATCCGCTGCGGCACCTGCTATATAAGGTGCCCACGTGCCTCACAGATTCTGTGCATGGGTGGTGCGAAATGA
- a CDS encoding tRNA (N(6)-L-threonylcarbamoyladenosine(37)-C(2))-methylthiotransferase, with protein MIKVHIETYGCTRNKADAEIMEAILLRAGYELVETPESADYVVVNTCAVKDPTEKHMRERIRELINSGKRVIVTGCLPHVNPDIIDERVSGMLGVKSIDRVAEAIEIAERGGKLISVEGWRERSIDKLELPRLWKNGVAFVVPISEGCLNACTYCATRFARGVLKSYKPELIVKWVKEALARGYREIQLSSEDTGCYGFDIGTNLAELLDEITSIEGEFRIRVGMMNPNHAIKFLDELIEAYQDEKVYKFLHLPVQSGDDEILRKMGRTYTVEEFEEIVNEFRRKIPGLNLNTDIIVGFPGETEDAFQNTVELVKRVRPDKINVSRYSPRPGTIAAKWKQLPGWKVKERSRLLHRLRLQIAYEINQDYLGKTVEVLVHGAGKKGGVEGRTFNYKDIILDEGTPGELVSARVEWAGSTYLKGIVFH; from the coding sequence ATGATCAAGGTTCACATCGAGACCTACGGCTGCACCAGGAACAAAGCGGACGCGGAGATAATGGAGGCAATCCTCCTTAGGGCAGGCTACGAGTTAGTGGAGACTCCGGAAAGTGCCGACTACGTCGTCGTGAACACCTGCGCCGTCAAAGACCCCACTGAGAAGCACATGAGGGAGCGCATCAGGGAGCTGATAAACTCCGGAAAGAGGGTTATTGTAACCGGTTGCCTGCCTCATGTTAATCCTGACATAATAGACGAACGCGTCTCCGGAATGCTCGGCGTCAAGAGCATAGACAGAGTAGCCGAGGCGATAGAGATTGCCGAGCGCGGCGGGAAGTTAATCAGCGTCGAGGGTTGGCGTGAGAGGAGCATCGACAAGCTTGAGCTTCCAAGACTGTGGAAGAACGGCGTCGCCTTCGTTGTCCCGATAAGCGAGGGCTGCCTCAACGCGTGCACCTACTGTGCAACGCGCTTTGCTCGTGGCGTTCTTAAGAGCTACAAGCCTGAGCTAATAGTCAAGTGGGTTAAGGAAGCTTTGGCGAGGGGCTATAGGGAGATACAGCTCTCGAGCGAAGATACGGGCTGCTACGGCTTCGACATCGGAACGAACTTAGCTGAACTCCTCGACGAGATTACTTCTATAGAAGGCGAGTTCAGGATAAGGGTCGGCATGATGAACCCGAACCATGCGATAAAGTTCCTCGACGAGCTGATTGAGGCCTATCAGGACGAGAAGGTCTACAAGTTCCTCCACCTGCCTGTCCAGAGCGGCGACGATGAGATACTGAGGAAGATGGGGCGCACTTACACGGTGGAAGAGTTCGAGGAGATAGTTAACGAATTCAGAAGGAAGATTCCCGGGCTGAACCTTAACACGGACATAATAGTCGGCTTTCCTGGGGAGACAGAGGATGCATTCCAGAACACGGTCGAGCTGGTCAAGAGGGTTAGGCCCGACAAGATAAACGTCTCCCGCTATTCGCCGAGACCCGGAACTATAGCCGCCAAATGGAAGCAGCTCCCTGGCTGGAAGGTCAAGGAACGTTCCAGGCTGCTCCACAGGCTCAGGCTCCAGATAGCCTACGAGATAAACCAGGACTACCTGGGGAAGACGGTCGAGGTTCTGGTTCACGGAGCCGGAAAGAAGGGGGGAGTTGAGGGGAGAACCTTCAACTACAAGGACATAATCCTCGACGAGGGAACTCCGGGTGAACTGGTGAGTGCCCGCGTGGAGTGGGCGGGCTCCACATACCTAAAGGGCATTGTTTTCCACTGA
- a CDS encoding complex I subunit 5 family protein: MFDVTLTFSLDRTAVFFVLNVAILGIAALVASFRYLEVYDFKPKIPYYPTLAIFIVSMLLIPMVQDWLSFLFLWEIMTLASYFLIIYDWPEESVKKAGWKYFVTMHLFDTSPLILAIALYYSAYGTFNFGATTGTGYSDAIVALFLLGFAAKAGLFPLHFWLPDAHPAAPSPVSALMSGAMVELGLYGTIRVLDAVEWSVSSWIIYAIGAMAVLSMLAAILSYALQDDVKRLFAWSTIDNMGWMYLLIMAGLLGVTGVDKSINYYVVAHGLAKAAAFISTGALLYVFGTRSLEKTKGMMNTDSLTAGLMIASIFALEGVPPFNLFLSKLDVIKTLLAVSPALAYFTAIEWVIAFILFLRVVHAYIISDGRPEAKRQLAGSIALSVVILLVLSLVSQFICDYIWVRW, encoded by the coding sequence ATGTTCGACGTAACGCTCACCTTTTCACTCGATAGGACCGCTGTGTTCTTCGTGCTGAACGTAGCGATACTCGGCATAGCGGCGCTAGTGGCATCGTTCAGGTACCTCGAAGTCTACGACTTCAAGCCAAAGATACCCTACTACCCAACGCTCGCCATCTTCATAGTCTCGATGCTCCTCATCCCAATGGTTCAGGACTGGCTCAGCTTCCTCTTCCTCTGGGAGATAATGACGCTAGCCTCGTACTTCCTGATAATCTACGACTGGCCGGAGGAGAGCGTCAAGAAGGCCGGCTGGAAGTACTTCGTGACCATGCACCTCTTCGACACTTCCCCGCTGATACTGGCCATTGCCCTCTACTACTCGGCCTACGGTACGTTCAACTTCGGAGCTACAACGGGAACGGGATACAGTGACGCTATAGTGGCTCTCTTCCTCCTGGGATTTGCAGCTAAGGCTGGTCTCTTCCCGCTCCACTTCTGGTTACCGGACGCCCACCCAGCCGCACCGAGCCCAGTCTCGGCCCTGATGAGTGGTGCCATGGTCGAGCTCGGCCTCTACGGAACTATTAGGGTTCTCGATGCTGTGGAATGGAGCGTCTCAAGCTGGATAATCTACGCCATAGGCGCCATGGCAGTGCTCAGCATGCTGGCTGCCATACTCAGCTACGCCCTCCAGGACGACGTCAAGAGGCTCTTCGCGTGGTCCACCATTGACAACATGGGCTGGATGTATCTGCTCATCATGGCAGGTCTCCTCGGCGTTACAGGGGTGGATAAGAGCATCAACTACTACGTCGTTGCCCATGGACTCGCGAAGGCGGCGGCCTTCATCTCGACCGGTGCACTCCTCTACGTCTTCGGTACGAGAAGCCTGGAGAAGACAAAGGGCATGATGAACACCGACAGCCTCACGGCGGGATTAATGATAGCCTCGATATTCGCCCTCGAGGGAGTTCCACCCTTCAACCTCTTCCTGAGCAAGCTCGACGTGATAAAGACTCTCCTGGCGGTCAGCCCAGCCCTGGCATACTTCACAGCCATTGAGTGGGTGATAGCTTTCATACTGTTCCTCAGGGTCGTCCACGCCTACATCATAAGCGACGGCAGGCCAGAGGCAAAGAGACAGCTCGCTGGCAGTATAGCGCTCTCCGTGGTGATACTGCTCGTTCTTTCGCTGGTGAGCCAGTTCATCTGTGACTACATATGGGTGAGGTGGTGA
- a CDS encoding hydrogenase 4 subunit D, whose protein sequence is MEELFVLSFSIPLVGGLLLFKLDGKKADYFMLITVILATLLNLAGVYEFYSSGMPSIHKTMVSSGTFGEVYGLLIDPMSVCVGLVVITAGLLFMLYAKDYMSPENKEHPVYEGKGRFYAWMVLFIGATLAFIYSSSVLQLLIFFEIMSLACWGVVSYYGGKKAKRAAYKALLVTNFGAMLGLYTAVGIGITRLHDLSLFAYSNLTDDLKLIVFIAVMIAAFTKSAQFPLYSWLPDAMVAPTPASAFLHGAAMVEMGVYLLARFIQFMQPIPKEGFYVMAALIIATQVICILMYPLQKSAKRLLAYSTIAESGLMYVALATAVLGLQGGLQASMFQLFNHAYIKGLAFLTAGTFSYALGTLEMDRIKGLIKSPVVGYGWTFALLGLAGVPPFGVFFGKLGILSNAEAMKESALVIAMFVLLLIDSAVFLMVSLKRIHGMVFSEGGEEVEITPLMKAVMIILLLLAMIAPYIAYPLVVKVGW, encoded by the coding sequence ATGGAGGAGCTTTTCGTTCTTTCCTTTTCAATTCCATTGGTTGGCGGGCTCCTGCTATTCAAACTCGATGGTAAGAAGGCAGATTATTTCATGCTCATCACTGTCATCCTGGCCACTCTGCTGAACCTCGCGGGTGTTTATGAGTTCTATTCCTCGGGGATGCCCTCCATCCACAAAACTATGGTGAGCTCCGGAACCTTCGGTGAGGTCTACGGCCTCCTGATAGACCCCATGAGCGTGTGCGTTGGCCTAGTCGTGATAACGGCTGGACTGCTCTTCATGCTCTACGCAAAGGACTACATGAGCCCAGAGAACAAAGAGCACCCCGTCTACGAGGGCAAGGGAAGGTTCTACGCATGGATGGTTCTCTTCATCGGTGCAACACTCGCGTTCATCTACTCCTCGTCGGTCCTCCAGCTGCTGATATTCTTCGAAATCATGAGCCTAGCCTGTTGGGGTGTGGTGAGCTATTACGGGGGTAAAAAGGCCAAGAGGGCTGCCTACAAGGCCCTGCTCGTGACGAACTTCGGTGCGATGCTCGGCCTATACACCGCGGTTGGGATAGGAATCACCCGCCTCCACGACCTCAGCCTGTTCGCATATTCCAACCTTACCGACGACCTGAAGCTTATTGTATTCATAGCAGTTATGATAGCGGCATTCACGAAGAGCGCCCAGTTCCCGCTCTACTCGTGGCTGCCAGATGCCATGGTCGCCCCGACACCGGCGAGCGCCTTCCTCCACGGTGCTGCAATGGTCGAGATGGGTGTCTACCTGCTCGCAAGGTTCATCCAGTTCATGCAGCCCATCCCGAAGGAAGGCTTCTACGTCATGGCCGCCCTAATCATAGCCACGCAGGTAATCTGCATCCTGATGTATCCCCTCCAGAAGAGCGCGAAGAGACTGCTCGCCTACTCGACGATAGCAGAATCTGGACTGATGTACGTCGCCCTCGCGACGGCAGTCCTCGGGTTGCAGGGCGGACTGCAGGCCTCGATGTTCCAGCTCTTCAACCATGCATACATCAAGGGTCTTGCCTTCCTGACGGCTGGAACGTTCAGCTACGCCCTCGGAACCCTTGAGATGGACAGGATAAAGGGCCTCATCAAGTCCCCTGTGGTCGGCTACGGCTGGACCTTTGCCCTGCTCGGTTTAGCGGGCGTTCCACCATTCGGCGTGTTCTTCGGAAAGCTCGGCATCCTCAGCAACGCTGAAGCGATGAAGGAGAGCGCCCTCGTTATTGCCATGTTCGTCCTGCTCCTCATAGACTCGGCAGTATTCCTCATGGTGTCCCTGAAGAGGATACACGGCATGGTCTTCAGCGAGGGCGGAGAAGAAGTCGAGATAACGCCCCTGATGAAGGCAGTGATGATTATCCTGCTCCTGCTGGCGATGATAGCCCCCTACATAGCCTATCCGTTAGTCGTCAAGGTGGGGTGGTGA